In the genome of Fulvivirga maritima, one region contains:
- a CDS encoding ABC transporter permease, translating to MLKHNLRLILRSFMRFKTTFLINLIGLSAGLSSVFFIYMWVSDEMSFDKFHKDSRNLYQIMENQENSDLIKTVDNTPDPLAQALKDEMPEVEYSTLSTPLSWFQDFTISSNDENGVKATGQFVGKDYFKVFSYELISGSSDKVLADQNSIIISRSLAESLFNTTEGLIGKRIDWQLLQFKKDAIISGVFEDVPEHSSEQFDFVLSFELFANMFHREPNWGNNGPNTFVRVKENTDIKEFNAKIDDFIKGKYEESNVTLFARLYKDRYLYGKYENGAQSGGRIEYVKIFSIIAIFILFIACINFMNLSTAKASRRIKEVGVKKAIGVSRGSLVVQYLAESVLMAFISLALSLIVIALFMPKFNEITGKDLSMHLDSSLILSMVAITLFTGLIAGSYPALYLSGFKPAIILKGKFKSSISELWARKGLVVFQFALSVIFIVSVVVIYNQMKFIQSKNIGYQKDNVIFFEKEGKVAESLESFLTEVKNIPGVVNASSRMGSTMGSFMTTGSVEWPGKDTESEISFENVGVNYDFLETLGIELKDGRGFSKDHGSDVEAIVFNEAAIKVMGIENPIGQKINLWGDQREIIGVVKDFHFESLHEQVKPLFFILAPQKTSVVLVKLDGSHTSETIEDIKNFYLEFAGTPIDFQFLNVAYEAQYVSEQRVSSLSRYFAALAIIISCLGLFGLATFTAERRLKEIGIRKALGANNFTIIYLLSLDFTKMVLASIVLAIPISYFISQQWLDNFAFSVKLEVWYFVGAGVLTLLIAWLTVSLQTIKAAMISPVKCLRTE from the coding sequence ATGTTAAAACATAATCTTCGTCTCATTCTTAGAAGCTTTATGCGTTTTAAGACGACTTTCTTAATTAACCTTATCGGGTTATCAGCTGGTCTTAGCAGTGTATTTTTTATTTATATGTGGGTAAGTGATGAAATGTCTTTTGATAAATTTCATAAAGACAGCAGAAATCTTTATCAAATAATGGAAAATCAGGAGAATTCTGATTTAATAAAGACAGTGGATAATACTCCTGACCCATTAGCACAGGCTTTGAAGGACGAAATGCCTGAAGTAGAATATTCTACGTTATCAACTCCTTTATCTTGGTTTCAAGACTTTACTATTTCTTCAAATGATGAGAATGGTGTAAAGGCCACTGGACAATTTGTAGGAAAAGATTATTTTAAAGTCTTTTCATATGAGCTTATTTCTGGTAGTAGCGATAAGGTTTTGGCTGATCAAAATTCAATTATTATATCAAGATCCTTAGCTGAAAGTCTTTTTAATACTACAGAAGGTCTTATAGGTAAAAGAATTGATTGGCAGCTATTACAATTTAAGAAGGATGCTATTATTTCAGGTGTTTTTGAAGATGTACCAGAGCATTCATCGGAACAATTCGATTTTGTTCTATCGTTCGAATTATTTGCGAATATGTTTCATAGAGAGCCTAATTGGGGGAATAATGGACCAAACACTTTCGTGAGGGTTAAGGAGAATACTGATATTAAAGAATTTAATGCAAAGATTGATGACTTCATCAAGGGTAAGTATGAGGAGTCAAACGTAACTCTATTCGCAAGATTATATAAGGACAGATATTTGTATGGTAAATATGAAAACGGGGCTCAAAGTGGAGGGAGAATTGAGTATGTGAAAATATTTTCTATCATAGCAATTTTTATTTTGTTTATAGCCTGTATTAACTTTATGAATTTATCCACAGCAAAAGCTTCTAGGCGAATTAAGGAGGTGGGTGTGAAAAAGGCAATAGGTGTTAGTAGAGGTTCATTAGTGGTGCAATATTTAGCAGAATCAGTATTAATGGCATTTATCTCTTTGGCTTTATCTCTTATTGTTATAGCGCTTTTTATGCCGAAATTCAATGAGATTACTGGTAAAGACTTATCTATGCACCTAGATAGCTCACTGATTTTATCTATGGTGGCAATTACATTATTTACAGGATTAATAGCTGGTAGCTATCCTGCTCTGTACTTGTCAGGTTTTAAGCCTGCTATAATTTTGAAAGGAAAATTCAAGAGCTCTATTAGTGAGCTTTGGGCCAGAAAGGGTTTAGTAGTTTTTCAATTTGCGCTTTCTGTGATTTTTATAGTTTCCGTAGTGGTTATTTATAACCAAATGAAGTTTATACAATCAAAAAATATAGGCTATCAAAAGGATAATGTTATATTTTTTGAGAAAGAGGGAAAGGTTGCAGAAAGTCTTGAGAGCTTTCTAACCGAGGTGAAAAATATTCCTGGAGTGGTTAATGCATCTAGTAGAATGGGGAGTACTATGGGAAGTTTTATGACCACAGGTAGTGTGGAATGGCCTGGTAAAGATACTGAAAGTGAAATCTCATTTGAAAATGTTGGTGTCAACTATGATTTTCTTGAGACGCTCGGGATAGAGCTTAAGGATGGAAGAGGTTTTTCCAAAGATCACGGTTCTGATGTAGAAGCAATTGTATTTAACGAAGCGGCTATCAAAGTGATGGGAATTGAAAATCCTATTGGTCAAAAAATTAATTTGTGGGGGGATCAGAGAGAAATTATCGGCGTAGTCAAGGATTTTCACTTTGAGTCCTTACATGAACAGGTTAAACCATTATTTTTCATTTTAGCTCCACAAAAAACTAGTGTTGTTCTAGTAAAACTGGATGGAAGTCATACGTCAGAAACTATTGAGGATATCAAGAATTTTTATTTGGAATTTGCAGGAACTCCAATAGATTTTCAGTTTCTAAATGTAGCATATGAAGCGCAATATGTTTCTGAACAAAGAGTGTCTTCATTATCTAGATATTTTGCTGCTTTGGCTATAATTATTTCTTGTTTAGGATTATTTGGTCTTGCAACTTTTACGGCTGAAAGAAGATTAAAAGAGATTGGCATAAGAAAAGCTCTCGGGGCTAATAATTTCACAATCATATATCTTTTGTCATTAGATTTTACAAAAATGGTGCTGGCATCTATAGTTCTTGCTATACCAATCAGTTACTTTATTTCTCAGCAATGGCTTGATAACTTTGCTTTTAGTGTAAAACTTGAGGTATGGTATTTTGTGGGAGCGGGGGTTCTGACACTATTAATAGCATGGCTTACTGTAAGTTTACAAACTATAAAAGCGGCTATGATTAGCCCTGTTAAATGTTTGAGAACAGAATAA